Proteins encoded by one window of Bubalus bubalis isolate 160015118507 breed Murrah chromosome 4, NDDB_SH_1, whole genome shotgun sequence:
- the LOC102414531 gene encoding 40S ribosomal protein S6-like has protein sequence MKKGEKDIPGLTDTSVPHRLGPKRARRILKFFSLSKDDICQYVVRKPINKDGKKPRTKAPKIQHLVTPRVLQHKHRRIALKKQRTKKNKEEAAEYAKLLAKRMKEAKEKRQEQIAKRRRLSSLVEESFYF, from the coding sequence ATGAAAAAAGGGGAGAAGGATATTCCTGGACTCACTGATACTTCAGTGCCTCATCGCCTGGGTCCAAAAAGAGCTAGGAGAATCCTCAAATTTTTCAGTCTCTCTAAAGATGATATCTGCCAATATGTTGTACGAAAGCCCATAAACAAAGACGGTAAGAAACCTAGGACTAAAGCACCCAAGATTCAGCATCTCGTGACTCCACGAGTTCTGCAACACAAACACCGGCGTATTGCTCTGAAGAAACAGCGtactaagaaaaacaaagaagaggcTGCAGAATATGCTAAACTTTTGGCCAAGAGAATGAAGGAGGCCAAAGAAAAACGGCAGGAACAGATTGCCAAGAGACGGAGGCTGTCCTCCCTTGTAGAAGAGAGCTTCTACTTCTGA